The Asterias amurensis chromosome 16, ASM3211899v1 genomic sequence CTTTGTTCGTATTTATAATATCCGGTGTGTCTCTCCATGCCCCCATACGataaattaacatgggctggaggaaTTTGAGCcatgagggcgctatcacacaAAATGTCGAccatctcctgccacaccgacATACAATTGACAACATGTTTTAATGTtataaacaatgatgttttgaCGTTCATAAAAGAGTATCATATTTCTTATCAATTATTTGTATAACATGTAGCTCAAGTATACCTGATACATACTTGAAACAAACTTCTTAGAGAAGCTTATAATTAAAGTCGACTACTATATTACAGTAGAACAaacaacttgtttaaaaaaatcgacactgcaaaaactgggctGTTAAAATGTACATGTGTTGTCCAAAACCTAAgagaaatcaaaatgaaaaacaaagattgttaaaataacaatgttaaaaaaaagaaaaaaattgtgttattttaatttataacaCCATctgatgttaattttgattctctcttcgataaaaaacacccatggtgtcaattttaacatcCAGGTTTTTGCAATGAACTttatctttgaatttgtttttcctttccttaaaaggcactggacatgtttggtaattgtcaaagactatagacgatgtgaacAATGTTTACATTTGAACCGCCctttgttgacaaaacactatatacgtcatgtttcgccgggcactgagttgcgtagtcgtAGTAAGagtgcatacactttctagctggctgccagaacacaaaggttttgcccggcggtatgcgcgcgaatcaggttatggttttcgtgtgacgtcagaggtcacatcgtctatagcattctcattttgtgtatctcaacatgtgcttaAAAGAAATCagtgaaattgtgtgctttcagatgcccgagaaaggcttcaggcttgaagtcttccTCATTCAGATTCGATTTttctttagtgagaaattgagttacttcagagggagtcgtagCCCTCcgttgctcgtcaccaagtaattattgttatgctaatacatgtgtacatgatTCAAGTaatattattaccaaacgtgttctgTGCCTTTACGCTTATAACCAAACCAGTATCCggaataatttattttataatgtaATACTTTCATAAACATAGTGAATTATGAAACCATGATTTATATAACTATATTCCCTCATCATTAAATGCTGCTACAACAAGAACACTTTGTCAAGTGGAACTGTTGAACTTTTAACTTGAAACATTAAAACGGAAAgagcaacaacaaaacacatgttgaatttgtgtttatttatttaaataaggacaatgtcccaatttcatagagctgctcaggcagaaaatattgcttgacaatgTTCAGCTAAGCAATAATAATGAGCTGAATGCCAGTCGCAGATTTTACACACTGGTAAAATCATTCTGGCAAGCGTGTTTAGCGACATTCCGTGCGCAGCTCTGCTGAGCAACCTTCTATGCtattaagcaagaaatgagtgtgGTACCCAGTCGAAGCAATTGTAACTTTGGTTTCCAGCCTGGTAACctagttttgctaagcaagatatgTGTGCTCGGCATTAAGCAAGTGTGCTTataggctttttgaaattgggcaagTTGTATAGTGAAGATCAAAGTATGCCTTAATATGTGTCAGAttcaattgtgtccgccatgcaatactgtccgctccggcaCTTTTGCATAtacaatcgtgtccggggctatgcaaaaaccgtccggtggatatgtacatgactgtacatgattgtatgtgcgcgcgtaagcgagcgtgcatgcactaaACCTACCTACATGTTTTGCAGTATGACTAtacacgtattttatgattgcagcgatcACCCAACGGCTGAACATCATGTAcaatagcttgtaaaaaaatcatATGGCGAACGTGTTTCGTCGagcaagggcgtttaatttactgcaaggacggttttgtacggggcggacacaactgcatatgcaaatgtagCCGGGCGGACACAAATGCAATATGCAGCAGTGTCCGGGAGTAAGCCGTATCCAAACTGGTGGCTACGGCTTCGAaagttgctaagggtgttgctaagggtgtcaTATACTTCAATGCACGATGACGAGGAAAtctagccgcagccgtagctgtagccgctaataaAACCACCCTCTATGAAATAGTACATGTTTGACATTCACAACCCGACGGCTGTTGGAACTCTTCCACAAACTCCGCTCCCGCCATCAAATCGCCGCTGTCCACATCGAAGCACGGAGACAAGACTACGGTGTGTGACGTCATCTGGGTCTCACGACAACAGGTGCAGTTCTGGCGGTAAAAAGGTGTCAGGGgaagatgaaaataaataaaaagtgagATCTTATAAAACGAGAGCGTAGGCAAGGTGGACAAGCAGGTGTTACAGGAGTGGAATCATCAATGATTGGTTGTTATGTATTGTAGGTGTCCCGAGTCACTCAAAAATGTTAACCCACACAGATGCATCGACTGCATTGACTTGTACACGTGTTTTCAAATTATGGAACACCCACTATTGCTATTTTTGTCTACCTATTGGGATTTCTGGATGGGCGAATCGTCATAGTTAGAGCAGAAAAAAACAAGCTGTGCCCACACAAGAAAAATGGTGATTGGAATTTGATGTTGTTTTGTAGTAGTTTTGCAATAATAATTGTTGGGGTGTGATTTACTTTACTTTATTTAGCATCGGGGATACTGAATATTCATtaacgggtaaaaccaaaacgaatatGGTTTTACTTTCTTCTAAATCTAATATTAATCTTGATTGCCGATTCCAAATACATACACATACGGATGTAGGATAGGTGAACGAGCGACAATGGAAGTTTAAGTCAAGTCGttatatattttgaaaactGAAGTGTTCGTCGCAAATTGGatatgattattttattttttatgcggAAAACACGCACCCATCATGTATCATATATTTTATAAGCTAAAACTCATGCATTTTCTCTTGAACGCATTTTCTCTTGAACGCATTCATGGCTGAGCCTGCGTAGCAAATCAAAATGGCGGAGAAGGAACAATGGCGACTGCAATTATAAGTGGcgtcatgttttggggaaaccTTGCGTTACAAAATAATATGGATTAGTATTGacctaaaacaaaaatgaacttAGTAAGAATATAATACttgtttaataaaaacataactAGTGTTTCCTTATTAATGTTAAGCAAGAGTTAAGGACAAGACGCATATTTGTCATGTTACGTCTATGAAGTACACAAAAACTTAACCCTTCTAAAATTAATTAGCTTCAATGCAACTTAATAAATAAATCTTaacattggtaaaaaaaattaaaaacaataaattaaaaagcTTTGCACTTTGTGTGGTAAAAGCTTGTGAGCAACTTCTAATTGCCTTGTTTTGTTTACCTTGATAAAACCCGTTGCACTATGAAGAGTAGAGAGCGAGGATGACATACACTCCCCTTCGCAAGCTGACGCCGTAACGGTGCCGTAACAAACCGCCCTTTCCCCGGTCAGCAACTCAACCTGACGCTGCACTTCGATATCCTGAAACGTTAACACGCAGCGTCCGGGCCGACCACGCCAGGCCGGGTCCCCACCCCGTCGAAGACCCAGTGATTGTGGTTGGGGCTGGGCGGTGACTACTACTAGAAGACATTGGAGAAAGCTGATGATGAGGAAGGGTCTAGTTCTGGTATAATCCATGATGAGGTTGGAGTTTCTTCACAAAATCTTGTTCAAAAGAGAGACAAAATATATGTCACTTAGAAAGCATGAATTCGACTGTTCATAAATTATGTAAATTCATGACGAGATTGGAGTTAACAATTCACAAAATCTTGGtaaaaggagaaaacaaaatgtaggtTCAGAAAGCATGAATAAGACTGTTCATAATGGATCTTTATCCATGACGAGATTGGAGCTATAGCAATTCACAAAATCTTAACAGAAAAGAGAAACAATTTTACTCAGTTCAGTGACGAAAGCATGAATTTGTCTGGTCA encodes the following:
- the LOC139948903 gene encoding partner of bursicon-like, coding for MDYTRTRPFLIISFLQCLLVVVTAQPQPQSLGLRRGGDPAWRGRPGRCVLTFQDIEVQRQVELLTGERAVCYGTVTASACEGECMSSSLSTLHSATGFIKNCTCCRETQMTSHTVVLSPCFDVDSGDLMAGAEFVEEFQQPSGCECQTCTIS